One stretch of Segatella copri DNA includes these proteins:
- the folE gene encoding GTP cyclohydrolase I: MAKITKETAEKHIKELLEYIGEDPNRKGLEGTPDRIIRMWKEIFRGYDPSQKPKITTFDNGKDGIVYDNMVIDQGDFHSNCEHHCVWFWGKYWFAYIPNPKGKILGISKIGRVVDYCSARLQIQERLVHDIVDMLKAALGSEYPPLGIALVMKGHHSCKEFRGAKKKGIMTSSYLEGAFKDDPQVRAEFMNLVNGDKYEG, translated from the coding sequence ATGGCTAAGATTACAAAAGAAACAGCAGAAAAGCATATCAAAGAACTCTTGGAGTATATCGGTGAAGACCCTAACCGCAAGGGCTTAGAGGGTACGCCCGACCGCATTATTAGAATGTGGAAAGAAATATTCAGAGGCTACGACCCATCACAGAAGCCAAAGATTACTACTTTTGATAATGGCAAGGATGGTATCGTCTATGATAACATGGTTATCGACCAAGGTGATTTCCATTCAAACTGCGAGCATCATTGTGTTTGGTTTTGGGGCAAGTATTGGTTCGCATATATTCCGAACCCAAAGGGAAAGATTCTCGGTATCTCTAAGATTGGTCGTGTAGTTGATTACTGCTCCGCTCGCTTACAGATACAGGAGCGATTGGTACACGACATCGTAGATATGCTGAAAGCGGCTCTCGGTAGCGAATACCCACCACTTGGTATTGCTCTCGTGATGAAGGGTCATCATTCTTGCAAAGAGTTCAGAGGCGCAAAGAAGAAGGGCATTATGACCTCTTCTTACCTTGAAGGTGCTTTCAAAGATGACCCACAAGTGAGGGCTGAGTTTATGAACCTCGTAAATGGTGATAAGTATGAAGGTTAA
- a CDS encoding 7-carboxy-7-deazaguanine synthase QueE, whose product MAKYKVNEIFYSIQGEGRHAGRAAIFVRFSGCNLKCPFCDTDFKKYEEMGAIDILNKIQLLSPDCKFVVFTGGEPTLQVDEELTTLLQNWGYYIAVETNGTHKIPGGINWVTCSPKCLFVKGAEPIIKIATEVKVVFDGEHEITDCGIDADYYYVQPCDTGDAKKNAEILKQTVAFVEANPKWRLSLQQQKILNVK is encoded by the coding sequence ATGGCTAAGTATAAAGTAAACGAAATCTTCTACTCTATCCAAGGTGAGGGAAGACATGCAGGCAGAGCGGCTATCTTCGTCCGCTTCTCGGGTTGTAATTTAAAGTGTCCTTTCTGTGATACTGATTTTAAGAAGTATGAGGAAATGGGGGCTATTGATATTCTGAATAAGATTCAGTTGCTCTCACCTGATTGCAAGTTCGTTGTCTTTACGGGCGGTGAGCCTACATTGCAAGTGGATGAGGAGCTTACTACCCTTCTCCAAAATTGGGGCTACTATATTGCTGTGGAGACCAACGGAACGCACAAGATTCCAGGTGGTATCAACTGGGTTACGTGTTCTCCTAAGTGCTTATTCGTTAAGGGCGCAGAACCTATCATAAAGATTGCTACTGAGGTGAAGGTTGTCTTTGATGGTGAGCACGAGATTACCGATTGTGGTATTGATGCAGATTACTACTACGTTCAGCCTTGTGATACAGGCGATGCGAAGAAGAATGCTGAGATTCTGAAACAGACAGTTGCTTTCGTAGAGGCTAACCCTAAATGGCGGCTTTCCTTACAGCAGCAGAAGATTCTCAACGTGAAATAA
- the queD gene encoding 6-carboxytetrahydropterin synthase QueD: MYYVSKRMEIAACHKLNLSYESKCANLHGHNWIITVYCKAEKLNKDGMVMDFKHIKQKIHDYLDHGNLNELLFFNPTAENIAKWIVAQFQECYKAQVQESEGNIAVYCDDDKIDGKEAL, encoded by the coding sequence ATGTATTACGTTTCAAAAAGAATGGAGATTGCCGCTTGTCATAAGCTGAATCTCTCTTATGAAAGCAAGTGTGCCAACCTTCATGGGCATAATTGGATTATTACTGTCTACTGCAAGGCTGAAAAGCTGAACAAGGATGGTATGGTGATGGACTTCAAGCATATTAAGCAGAAGATTCACGACTACCTCGACCACGGCAACCTCAACGAGCTTTTGTTTTTCAATCCTACTGCTGAGAATATCGCCAAATGGATTGTTGCTCAGTTCCAAGAGTGCTACAAGGCACAGGTACAGGAAAGTGAAGGCAATATCGCCGTTTATTGTGACGATGATAAGATTGACGGAAAGGAGGCTCTCTAA
- the queC gene encoding 7-cyano-7-deazaguanine synthase QueC, with translation MKDSLIIVSGGMDSVTLLHEKKESIALAVSFDYGSNHNQKEIPFAKLHCERLGIKHIVISLGFIHDYFKSSLLEGAEAIPEGNYDDENMKSTVVPFRNGIMLSIACGIAESNGLKKVLIANHFGDHAIYPDCRKGFIDAMSEAMKNGTYEGITIDAPYTNITKTDVARHGKKLGINYAETWSCYKGGEKHCGKCGTCMERKEALRDAGISDPTEYEDE, from the coding sequence ATGAAAGATTCATTGATTATTGTATCAGGAGGTATGGACTCGGTAACTCTCCTGCATGAGAAGAAAGAGAGTATCGCTCTCGCAGTATCTTTTGATTATGGCTCTAACCACAATCAGAAGGAGATTCCTTTTGCTAAGTTGCATTGTGAGCGACTTGGTATCAAGCATATTGTTATTTCACTTGGCTTTATCCACGACTACTTTAAGTCGTCTCTCCTTGAGGGCGCAGAAGCTATCCCAGAAGGTAATTACGATGATGAGAATATGAAATCAACCGTAGTTCCTTTCCGTAACGGCATTATGCTCTCTATCGCTTGCGGCATTGCTGAGAGTAATGGATTGAAGAAGGTGCTTATTGCTAACCATTTCGGCGACCATGCTATCTATCCAGACTGCCGCAAGGGCTTCATTGATGCCATGTCAGAGGCAATGAAGAATGGTACTTACGAGGGTATTACCATTGATGCTCCTTATACCAATATTACGAAGACAGATGTTGCTCGCCACGGCAAGAAGCTTGGTATCAACTACGCTGAAACTTGGAGCTGCTACAAGGGTGGTGAGAAGCATTGCGGTAAGTGTGGAACTTGTATGGAACGCAAGGAAGCTCTCCGTGATGCTGGTATCTCTGACCCAACTGAATACGAGGATGAGTAA
- a CDS encoding ParB N-terminal domain-containing protein, which yields MAREKRISQNPSIAKDELLVKLGFREMIDITKLLYNEGQIDGVPKNPRYLKESEHDKLVKSLADSPEFLEYKPLMVYGLEDGTYVTICGNMRLRVANELRIGGNTNFDKLPCFVLKTDTPIQKIKEYAIKDNVQAGNWDWDELANGEWETDDLQNWGVDCSFLNTDEDDTDIDELFEDAQNTESKVKDIKLSVHIPQELEDKVDEIKEIIKSAVSEYDGVEIK from the coding sequence ATGGCAAGAGAAAAGAGAATCTCACAGAACCCATCCATCGCAAAGGATGAGCTTCTTGTAAAGCTGGGTTTTCGTGAAATGATTGACATTACAAAGCTCCTCTATAATGAGGGGCAGATTGATGGCGTTCCAAAGAACCCTCGCTACTTAAAGGAGAGCGAGCACGACAAGCTCGTCAAGTCACTCGCCGATAGCCCAGAGTTCTTAGAGTACAAGCCTTTGATGGTTTATGGCTTGGAGGATGGTACATACGTCACCATCTGCGGTAATATGCGCCTCAGAGTGGCTAACGAGTTACGCATCGGTGGAAATACGAACTTCGATAAGCTGCCTTGTTTCGTATTGAAGACCGATACCCCAATTCAGAAAATCAAGGAGTATGCTATCAAGGATAACGTGCAAGCTGGTAATTGGGATTGGGATGAGCTTGCGAATGGTGAGTGGGAAACCGATGATTTGCAGAATTGGGGCGTTGATTGCTCTTTTCTTAATACCGATGAGGATGATACCGATATTGATGAGCTATTCGAAGATGCTCAAAATACCGAGAGTAAAGTTAAAGATATTAAGCTCTCCGTCCATATTCCACAAGAGTTGGAAGATAAGGTAGATGAGATTAAGGAGATTATCAAGTCTGCCGTCTCCGAATACGATGGTGTGGAAATAAAATAA
- a CDS encoding DUF4417 domain-containing protein, giving the protein MKRTDYELTLPDQLFPTDNDLEIPTLDIGMQAKECQSPFLCFGEQKRTFNLNGEGSLHFYTDDYRFSAIYEHPEKILQHHPAVIVEPNFSLYNEMPVSFGLQAIYKKRWIARCMQGKGIGIFVDLNVAQKFYRLNMIGVPRGWRAFATRGYSDRQNNLAFEYSIASDWAEGKEPLFVIYGGGAECRRFAQTHRGCIYINPVVTTKKQLAALQKIHEGVAFIGEEFSVKAQLDKLTPFSKQIEDFRTDNVSKQIEEK; this is encoded by the coding sequence ATGAAAAGAACAGATTATGAGCTTACCCTGCCCGACCAGCTCTTCCCAACGGACAATGACCTAGAGATTCCGACACTCGATATTGGTATGCAAGCCAAGGAGTGTCAGTCACCCTTCCTTTGCTTCGGCGAACAGAAGAGAACCTTCAACCTCAATGGCGAAGGCTCTTTGCACTTCTATACCGATGATTACCGCTTCTCAGCTATCTACGAGCACCCTGAGAAGATATTGCAGCATCACCCTGCCGTTATCGTTGAGCCGAACTTCTCCTTATATAATGAGATGCCCGTATCTTTCGGCTTGCAGGCTATCTACAAGAAACGTTGGATTGCCCGTTGTATGCAAGGTAAGGGTATCGGTATCTTCGTTGACCTCAACGTGGCGCAGAAGTTCTATCGCCTCAATATGATTGGCGTACCTCGTGGATGGCGTGCCTTCGCTACCCGTGGATATTCGGATAGACAGAATAACCTCGCCTTTGAGTATTCCATCGCAAGCGATTGGGCAGAGGGCAAAGAGCCGCTATTTGTTATCTACGGCGGCGGTGCTGAGTGTCGGCGGTTCGCCCAGACCCATAGAGGTTGCATCTACATCAACCCCGTTGTCACTACTAAGAAGCAGCTTGCCGCCTTGCAGAAGATTCACGAAGGTGTTGCCTTTATCGGCGAAGAGTTCTCTGTTAAGGCGCAGCTTGATAAGCTCACCCCTTTCTCCAAGCAGATTGAGGATTTCCGAACAGATAACGTCTCTAAACAGATTGAGGAAAAATAA
- a CDS encoding beta barrel domain-containing protein, with the protein MKELKDLVVGDDVLVISRYYRRIAKVDKVTKTQIIANNARFRRDSGWQYGGDSWDRKSISVPTEKEISDVKEENLRNTLVYAISSFDFKRLSTDELKQVYNIVKGKENERE; encoded by the coding sequence ATGAAAGAGCTTAAAGATTTGGTGGTTGGTGATGATGTTCTAGTTATAAGTAGGTATTATAGACGTATCGCCAAGGTTGATAAAGTGACAAAAACTCAAATTATTGCTAATAACGCTAGATTTAGGAGAGATTCTGGCTGGCAATATGGTGGCGATAGCTGGGATAGGAAAAGTATATCTGTTCCTACAGAAAAGGAAATATCAGATGTTAAAGAAGAGAATCTTCGTAATACTCTCGTCTACGCTATCAGTTCTTTTGATTTCAAACGCTTATCAACAGATGAGTTAAAACAAGTGTACAATATTGTAAAAGGCAAAGAAAATGAAAGAGAATAA
- a CDS encoding fructan hydrolase, translated as MAWVAKDYIGEWIFNCKPDMWAGDCIEHNYWLPQDRYGAYGFQLPQGSIKKLIGRELSFSDEPVKLK; from the coding sequence ATGGCATGGGTAGCAAAAGATTATATCGGAGAATGGATATTCAACTGCAAGCCTGATATGTGGGCTGGTGATTGTATCGAACATAATTATTGGTTGCCACAAGATAGATATGGAGCTTATGGTTTTCAACTTCCACAAGGTAGCATTAAAAAACTCATCGGAAGAGAATTGTCTTTTTCCGATGAGCCAGTCAAACTTAAATAA
- a CDS encoding YopX family protein yields the protein MKIKNIKSKAKQLNSGKWFEGDLVRLGNRVCIGGDHIKDGITDVDPSTVCMFTGLKDKNGVEVWEHDLLTKDGSVIYEVGYEGCGFKASIKGEDEFDLNLVAVCKYDCICGNKFDRKEGEKNDEEKNI from the coding sequence ATGAAAATAAAAAACATAAAATCCAAGGCTAAGCAGCTCAACTCAGGAAAATGGTTTGAGGGCGATTTAGTACGTCTAGGGAATAGGGTATGTATAGGAGGAGACCATATAAAAGATGGTATAACTGACGTTGACCCTTCTACAGTCTGTATGTTCACAGGACTGAAAGACAAGAATGGTGTAGAGGTATGGGAACACGACCTTTTAACAAAGGATGGCTCAGTAATCTATGAGGTTGGCTATGAAGGTTGTGGATTCAAAGCTTCTATTAAAGGAGAAGATGAGTTTGATTTAAATCTTGTTGCCGTATGTAAGTATGATTGTATTTGCGGAAACAAGTTCGACAGAAAGGAAGGTGAGAAAAATGATGAAGAAAAGAACATCTAG
- a CDS encoding HNH endonuclease, with translation MKKETRLKVYRMYDGHCAYCGRTIEYKDMQVDHIVPKNRGMYSRWDEKQGKFAVTQGEDSLENYMPACRACNFRKRDMTLEQFRAEIKRQAVGLLSGAAKFQMKMSIAYGLIIPQFDKKVVFYFEKVKRKD, from the coding sequence ATGAAGAAGGAAACTAGACTAAAGGTATATCGTATGTATGATGGTCATTGTGCCTATTGTGGCAGGACTATAGAGTACAAGGATATGCAAGTAGACCATATTGTTCCCAAAAACAGAGGAATGTATTCCAGATGGGATGAGAAACAAGGCAAGTTCGCAGTAACTCAAGGCGAGGATAGCTTAGAGAACTATATGCCAGCTTGCCGTGCTTGTAACTTCCGTAAGAGGGATATGACCTTAGAACAGTTCAGAGCAGAAATAAAGAGGCAGGCGGTTGGCTTGCTAAGTGGCGCTGCCAAGTTTCAAATGAAGATGAGTATTGCCTATGGTCTTATTATTCCTCAGTTCGATAAGAAGGTAGTGTTTTATTTTGAGAAAGTTAAACGTAAAGATTAA
- a CDS encoding RtcB family protein, whose protein sequence is MNEFTKIFAKTIKDEAIKQIETLSNSEAYNSCKIRIMPDCHAGKGCTIGTVIELDNRVVPNTVGVDIGCGMKVVRLGKVDIDLQKFDEAVNKLIPSGFNVNEGEVSAYINGLVDGCMFGKFRAWDCLDSMEIVYRSVGSLGGGNHFIELDANEEGEKFLVIHTGSRNLGVRVCNYYQKLAYEYCRKKIADKSEVIAKLKSEGRENEIQSVIKSLGTKNISKELSYLEGDLLNDYLNDMRIVQKYAERNRMIIANRLVNALGVDIDANSDKYSFTTIHNYIDTDKGILRKGAISAKKDEVVIIPMNMRDGSLICKGKGNKDWLCSAPHGAGRLMSRTQAKKELSMDSYKNEMNGIYSTSVCEETIDEAPMAYKPTEEIVELIKPTVNVIDVIKPIYNFKAKL, encoded by the coding sequence ATGAATGAGTTTACAAAGATTTTCGCAAAGACAATAAAAGATGAAGCTATCAAACAGATAGAAACCCTATCTAATAGCGAGGCTTACAATAGTTGTAAAATAAGAATAATGCCAGATTGCCATGCAGGTAAAGGATGCACTATTGGCACGGTAATAGAGCTTGATAACAGAGTAGTTCCTAACACTGTTGGAGTAGATATAGGCTGCGGCATGAAAGTCGTAAGACTTGGTAAAGTTGATATTGACTTGCAGAAATTTGATGAAGCAGTCAATAAGTTGATTCCGTCTGGTTTTAATGTCAACGAGGGAGAAGTATCAGCCTACATAAACGGATTGGTTGATGGTTGTATGTTTGGCAAATTCCGTGCTTGGGATTGTCTTGACAGCATGGAAATAGTATATCGTTCTGTTGGAAGTCTTGGCGGTGGCAATCACTTTATTGAGTTAGATGCAAATGAAGAAGGAGAGAAGTTTCTTGTGATACATACAGGAAGTAGAAACCTTGGTGTTAGGGTATGCAACTATTACCAAAAACTTGCCTACGAGTATTGCCGTAAGAAAATAGCTGATAAGTCTGAGGTTATTGCCAAGCTAAAAAGCGAAGGCAGAGAAAATGAGATACAGAGTGTTATTAAGTCATTAGGTACTAAAAATATAAGCAAGGAACTTTCTTACTTGGAAGGTGATTTGCTCAATGACTACCTCAATGATATGCGCATAGTTCAAAAATATGCTGAACGAAACAGAATGATTATCGCCAACAGACTTGTAAATGCTTTAGGTGTAGATATTGATGCTAATTCAGATAAGTATTCTTTTACAACCATTCACAACTATATAGATACAGACAAGGGTATATTGCGAAAGGGAGCTATCAGTGCAAAAAAGGATGAGGTAGTCATTATCCCAATGAATATGCGTGATGGTTCTCTTATCTGCAAGGGAAAAGGTAACAAAGATTGGCTATGCTCTGCCCCTCATGGCGCAGGTAGATTAATGTCTCGTACACAGGCAAAGAAAGAGTTATCTATGGATTCTTACAAGAATGAAATGAATGGTATTTATTCCACATCAGTTTGTGAAGAAACCATTGATGAAGCACCTATGGCATACAAGCCAACCGAAGAGATTGTTGAGCTAATAAAACCTACGGTTAATGTGATAGATGTCATTAAACCAATTTACAACTTTAAAGCAAAATTATAA
- a CDS encoding Thoeris anti-defense Tad2 family protein: protein MSKETFDFSEALRRMKEGKKVRRKIFADGTYAYIDKNYLGSEALMYNSVGRAAPVLWLLPETILATDWEEV from the coding sequence ATGAGCAAGGAAACATTTGACTTCTCGGAGGCTCTGAGAAGAATGAAGGAGGGGAAGAAAGTGAGACGTAAGATTTTTGCGGACGGCACATACGCATACATTGATAAGAACTATCTTGGTTCAGAGGCATTAATGTATAATAGCGTAGGAAGAGCTGCACCAGTTTTATGGTTACTTCCTGAGACTATTCTCGCAACAGACTGGGAGGAGGTGTAA
- a CDS encoding site-specific integrase codes for MIKISIKLDKRRRLNSGRFPLKFKVARKDSAIYIPTGYELKEDEWDAKNEKVKGIPEQRVINMKLMKRISLLNDKIVQLQEEGKLRYFSNKKLSLYLSNEEDKTDYENHLFKTQMAEFLSKKESEGTKRIYIAAENRIKDFCDYDTLRVEDIDIDWLDDFVDFLKIKNCKNTIAMRLRIIRTILNYARKKGVLKEYVFNMYSIKSEETRKRSLTVEQLRKLHEAKLSPIRSKHRDMFFLIFYLMGINVKDLSKLEKIENGRISYRRSKTGTLYNIKVEPEAMEIIERYRGKEHLIKQFDRKASYLSFDQANNRCLSKICKSIGIPEVTTYWARHTFATIAYEIGISMDIIADCLGHKNSHRITSIYVRKDQQRIDEANRKVIDYVLYNKKG; via the coding sequence ATGATTAAGATTTCAATTAAGTTGGATAAAAGGAGGCGATTGAATAGCGGCAGATTCCCTTTGAAGTTCAAAGTGGCAAGGAAAGATAGTGCCATTTATATTCCCACAGGCTATGAGCTGAAAGAAGATGAATGGGATGCTAAGAATGAGAAGGTGAAAGGAATACCCGAACAGAGAGTTATCAATATGAAACTTATGAAAAGAATTTCCCTTCTCAATGATAAGATAGTGCAGTTACAAGAAGAAGGCAAACTGCGCTACTTCTCTAATAAGAAGCTATCACTTTATCTGTCTAACGAAGAAGATAAAACCGATTACGAGAATCATCTTTTCAAAACACAGATGGCAGAATTTCTATCCAAGAAAGAAAGTGAGGGAACTAAACGCATATATATCGCAGCAGAAAACAGAATAAAAGATTTCTGTGATTATGATACATTAAGGGTTGAAGATATAGATATAGACTGGTTGGATGATTTCGTTGATTTTCTAAAGATAAAAAATTGCAAAAACACCATTGCTATGAGATTAAGGATTATCCGAACCATCTTAAACTATGCTCGCAAAAAAGGTGTCCTTAAAGAATATGTTTTTAATATGTATAGTATTAAATCAGAAGAAACAAGGAAACGCTCATTAACTGTTGAGCAGTTAAGAAAATTGCATGAAGCAAAGTTATCACCTATCCGTTCTAAACATCGTGATATGTTCTTTCTTATCTTCTATCTAATGGGTATCAATGTTAAAGACCTATCGAAATTAGAAAAAATAGAAAACGGCAGAATCTCCTATCGCCGCTCAAAAACGGGAACGCTATATAATATAAAGGTAGAACCTGAGGCTATGGAGATTATTGAACGATATAGAGGGAAAGAGCATCTTATCAAGCAATTCGATAGAAAAGCATCGTATCTAAGCTTTGACCAAGCCAATAATAGATGTCTTAGCAAAATCTGCAAAAGTATAGGAATACCCGAAGTAACTACTTATTGGGCAAGACATACCTTTGCTACTATTGCTTATGAGATTGGTATCAGTATGGATATTATTGCAGACTGCCTTGGGCATAAGAATAGCCATAGAATAACCTCTATATATGTGCGAAAAGACCAACAACGGATTGATGAAGCCAATCGAAAGGTTATTGATTATGTTCTATATAACAAGAAGGGGTAG
- a CDS encoding carbon starvation CstA family protein: MVSFVISLVALVLGYLLYGKFVAHVFGPDDRPTPAVTKADGVDFMVLPSWKIFMIQFLNIAGTGPIFGAIMGAWYGPVAYLWIIFGCIFAGAMHDYMSGMLSIRNGGAGLPELVGKYLGGRTKKVMLVFSVLLLMMVGAVFVYSPAIIMSGICNTDAFWGSQMFWIVVIFVYYVIATLLPIDKIIGKVYPLFAFSLLFMAGALMIGLFVKWPSLPELWSNLQSCNLNENPAWLGTESFVQKSPIFPCLFITIACGAISGFHATQSPLMARCMKNEKMGRPIFYGAMITEGVVALIWATVSMYFFYYGGWRECVSPEVAQQFIAQFDGGKSLIQNFDAPTVVKIVCSSWLGVAGGILALLGVVAAPITSGDTALRSARLIIAEFIGLEQRSMRKRLYICVPLFALTVGILVWQMENPDGFNIIWQYFGWANQTLSVFTLWTLTVYLVQQKKPFVMTLVPALFMTVICSTFLLISPTALALGESLAYAGSVIILVIALVWFLGWYRSYQKKQ; encoded by the coding sequence ATGGTCAGTTTCGTTATTAGTTTGGTCGCCCTTGTATTGGGTTACCTTCTTTATGGAAAGTTTGTGGCGCATGTGTTCGGTCCTGATGACCGCCCTACGCCTGCAGTGACCAAAGCCGATGGGGTCGACTTTATGGTACTGCCTAGTTGGAAGATCTTCATGATTCAGTTCCTCAACATTGCAGGAACGGGTCCTATCTTCGGTGCCATTATGGGTGCCTGGTACGGACCGGTGGCTTATCTGTGGATTATCTTCGGGTGTATCTTCGCAGGAGCCATGCATGATTACATGAGCGGTATGCTCAGTATCCGTAACGGTGGAGCTGGTTTGCCGGAATTGGTAGGTAAGTATTTGGGTGGACGCACCAAGAAAGTGATGTTGGTCTTTTCGGTACTTTTGCTGATGATGGTGGGAGCTGTGTTTGTATACAGTCCGGCTATCATTATGAGTGGCATTTGTAATACGGATGCATTCTGGGGCAGCCAGATGTTTTGGATTGTGGTGATTTTCGTTTATTACGTCATTGCTACATTACTGCCTATCGATAAGATTATCGGTAAGGTTTATCCGCTCTTTGCCTTCTCGCTTCTCTTTATGGCGGGTGCTCTGATGATAGGTCTCTTTGTGAAGTGGCCTTCATTGCCTGAACTTTGGAGCAATTTGCAGAGTTGCAATCTCAATGAGAATCCGGCTTGGTTGGGAACGGAGTCTTTTGTACAGAAGAGTCCGATTTTCCCTTGCCTCTTTATCACGATTGCCTGTGGTGCCATCAGTGGTTTCCATGCTACGCAGAGTCCGCTCATGGCACGATGCATGAAGAATGAGAAGATGGGACGCCCTATTTTCTATGGAGCCATGATTACAGAAGGTGTCGTTGCCTTGATATGGGCTACGGTTTCCATGTATTTCTTCTATTATGGTGGATGGCGTGAATGCGTAAGTCCTGAGGTGGCTCAGCAGTTTATAGCTCAGTTTGATGGCGGCAAGTCGCTTATCCAGAACTTCGATGCGCCTACCGTTGTGAAGATAGTATGTTCCAGCTGGTTGGGTGTGGCTGGTGGAATCCTGGCTCTGTTGGGTGTCGTCGCAGCGCCTATTACCAGTGGCGATACGGCTTTGAGAAGTGCCCGTCTGATTATCGCCGAGTTTATCGGTTTGGAGCAGCGCTCTATGCGCAAGCGTCTTTATATCTGCGTTCCGTTGTTTGCTCTTACGGTGGGCATTCTGGTTTGGCAGATGGAGAATCCTGATGGTTTCAATATCATCTGGCAGTATTTCGGCTGGGCTAACCAGACGCTTTCTGTGTTCACTCTCTGGACATTGACGGTTTATCTGGTACAGCAGAAGAAGCCTTTTGTGATGACGCTGGTTCCTGCCTTGTTTATGACCGTGATATGTTCAACCTTCCTGCTCATTTCGCCAACAGCTTTGGCTTTGGGTGAGAGCCTGGCTTATGCGGGCAGTGTCATCATTCTGGTGATAGCCTTGGTTTGGTTCCTGGGTTGGTATCGCAGTTATCAGAAGAAACAATAG
- a CDS encoding outer membrane beta-barrel protein, translated as MIRMKKLAIAALALVVSTAAHAQFESGKQYIGASMTGLNLSYNGSQDLNLGIQAKAGYFVEDDWMLLGQVEYNHSGLEGVKDYFAVGAQARYYIEQNGLYLGGGVKLAHSGGYNDFMPGVEVGYAFFLGKSVTLEPAIYYDQSFKKHVDYSTVGLKLGIGIYL; from the coding sequence ATGATACGAATGAAAAAATTAGCTATTGCAGCATTGGCACTTGTCGTTTCGACAGCTGCCCATGCTCAGTTTGAAAGTGGAAAACAGTATATAGGTGCGTCGATGACGGGCTTAAACTTGAGTTATAATGGCTCTCAGGACCTCAATCTCGGTATTCAGGCTAAGGCTGGATACTTCGTAGAAGACGACTGGATGCTGTTGGGGCAGGTAGAATATAATCATTCTGGTCTTGAAGGCGTGAAGGATTATTTCGCTGTCGGTGCCCAGGCACGTTATTATATCGAGCAGAATGGTCTGTATCTGGGCGGCGGCGTAAAGTTGGCTCATTCCGGAGGTTATAATGATTTCATGCCAGGGGTAGAGGTAGGTTATGCTTTCTTCCTCGGCAAGTCGGTTACCCTCGAGCCAGCTATCTACTACGATCAGAGTTTCAAGAAGCATGTAGATTATTCTACTGTAGGTTTGAAACTGGGTATTGGTATTTATCTCTAA
- the recR gene encoding recombination mediator RecR, with protein MQQQFSSTLLEKAVAEFSKLPGIGRKTALRLVLFMLKRKSEDVELFADTISRMRREVKYCRVCHNISDTDFCPICSDSRRDASTICVVENVQDVLAIENTQQFHGLYHVLGGIISPMDGIGPSDIEIESLVQRVAEGGVKEVIFALSSTMEGDTTNFYISRKLADYPVKLSVIARGISVGDELEYTDEVTLGRSILNRTPFGQ; from the coding sequence ATGCAACAACAGTTTTCTTCGACTTTGTTGGAAAAGGCAGTGGCGGAGTTTTCTAAATTGCCAGGTATAGGGCGCAAAACAGCTTTGCGCCTTGTACTTTTTATGCTCAAGCGTAAGAGTGAGGATGTGGAACTCTTTGCTGATACCATTTCCAGGATGCGGCGTGAAGTGAAATACTGCAGAGTTTGTCATAATATCAGCGATACTGATTTCTGTCCGATCTGTTCTGATTCCCGGCGCGATGCTTCTACCATCTGTGTCGTTGAGAATGTGCAGGATGTACTGGCGATAGAAAACACGCAGCAGTTTCACGGACTCTATCATGTCTTGGGCGGCATCATTTCGCCGATGGATGGTATCGGTCCTTCGGATATAGAGATAGAATCGCTGGTTCAGCGTGTGGCTGAAGGTGGGGTGAAGGAGGTGATTTTTGCTCTCAGCAGTACGATGGAGGGTGATACAACCAACTTCTATATCTCCCGTAAACTTGCTGATTATCCTGTTAAACTCTCTGTTATCGCCCGTGGTATCTCGGTGGGTGATGAATTGGAGTATACAGATGAGGTTACCCTCGGAAGGAGTATTCTGAACAGAACTCCATTTGGACAATAA